One region of Rana temporaria chromosome 11, aRanTem1.1, whole genome shotgun sequence genomic DNA includes:
- the RASSF10 gene encoding ras association domain-containing protein 10 — MESEEEWKISVWLCQEEKMVSGLTRRTTCADVVKVLLEDHNQKQPEEGSMLLGPPHSYCIVEKWRGFERILPNKTKILRLWTAWGEEQENVRFVLVRNEASLPNIGPRSAEAKVVLSRESPCPFRGTTNPTTVLTQERQRRVVRKAFRKLAKMNRKRQESLSKESNAVEKMETLVHMVLSQDHTIRQQVQRIKDLDRDIDRHEAKIHFDRMKRHGVNYVQDTYLVGVVPEKACDSGKEDKGSSDQLFVDFEDYAQQCEGVLLLQDQITQQEALIEQITAQIQEELNKRWMDRRQEELSSSKDHQDTDSTSGDPADCENELFLEQERVKTELSTSLYIGLRLNTDLEAVKADLEYTQEVWDDKEKELQSLLHCMSAMELSEPREGSEELSPGCSQVVERSSVDSPKVWAEKGVERSTNCEGNDEDSDTGLSSMHSQDSDSAQVCESLV, encoded by the coding sequence ATGGAGAGCGAGGAAGAGTGGAAGATCTCGGTATGGCTGTGCCAGGAAGAGAAGATGGTTTCGGGGCTCACCAGACGCACCACCTGCGCCGACGTGGTTAAAGTCCTGCTTGAGGACCACAACCAGAAGCAACCCGAAGAAGGGTCCATGCTGTTGGGGCCTCCTCACTCTTACTGCATCGTGGAAAAGTGGAGGGGTTTCGAGAGGATACTTCCCAACAAAACGAAAATATTAAGACTTTGGACGGCTTGGGGAGAGGAGCAGGAAAACGTCAGGTTTGTGCTGGTTCGGAACGAAGCTTCGCTGCCTAATATAGGTCCCAGGAGCGCCGAAGCTAAGGTGGTCCTCAGCAGGGAAAGCCCGTGTCCTTtcagaggaactacaaatcccacaaCGGTGTTGACCCAAGAAAGGCAGCGCCGGGTGGTGAGAAAGGCTTTCCGAAAGCTGGCCAAGATGAACAGGAAGCGTCAGGAGAGTTTATCCAAGGAGTCCAACGCCGTGGAGAAGATGGAAACGCTGGTCCATATGGTCCTCTCCCAGGATCACACCATCCGACAGCAGGTGCAGCGGATCAAGGATCTGGACAGAGACATAGACAGGCACGAGGCTAAAATCCATTTTGACAGGATGAAAAGACACGGGGTCAACTACGTCCAGGAcacctacctggtcggggtggtCCCTGAAAAGGCTTGCGACAGCGGTAAAGAAGACAAAGGTTCTTCAGACCAGCTTTTTGTTGACTTTGAGGACTACGCTCAGCAATGCGAGGGGGTCCTATTACTGCAAGATCAAATAACGCAGCAGGAGGCATTGATCGAGCAGATCACTGCCCAAATCCAAGAGGAGCTAAACAAAAGGTGGATGGACCGGCGTCAAGAGGAACTGTCCTCCTCGAAAGACCACCAGGACACGGACTCTACCAGCGGCGACCCGGCAGATTGTGAAAACGAACTCTTCCTGGAGCAAGAACGGGTTAAAACGGAGCTCAGTACCAGTCTCTATATAGGACTGAGGTTGAACACCGACCTGGAGGCTGTCAAGGCCGATTTGGAGTACACTCAAGAAGTGTGGGACGACAAGGAGAAAGAACTGCAAAGCCTTTTGCATTGTATGAGTGCCATGGAACTCTCTGAACCTCGGGAGGGCTCCGAGGAGCTCAGTCCGGGGTGCTCTCAAGTGGTAGAGAGGAGCTCTGTGGACAGTCCAAAAGTTTGGGCCGAGAAAGGGGTGGAAAGGAGTACGAACTGCGAAGGGAACGACGAAGACTCAGACACGGGATTAAGTTCCATGCATAGCCAGGACTCGGATTCTGCACAAGTCTGTGAATCTTTGGTATAG